One window of Fusobacterium polymorphum genomic DNA carries:
- a CDS encoding ANTAR domain-containing response regulator, whose amino-acid sequence MSLRVVVVEDETLTRIDLIEILKENGYDVVGEAADGIEAVEVCKKLQPDIVLLDIKIPYISGLKVANILKEEGFKGCVIILTAYNIAEYIQEASNTIVMGYILKPIDEEIFLERLNLIYKNYKLYDDLRIEVEDTKKKLEERKVIERAKGIVMAKYTLSEEEAYRKMRDLSMQKRISMFKLSEIIILTGGLE is encoded by the coding sequence ATGAGTCTTAGAGTTGTTGTAGTGGAAGATGAAACACTTACAAGAATAGATTTAATAGAAATACTAAAAGAAAATGGCTATGATGTTGTAGGAGAAGCAGCAGATGGAATAGAAGCAGTTGAAGTCTGTAAAAAATTACAACCTGACATAGTTCTTTTAGATATTAAAATACCATATATTTCAGGATTAAAGGTTGCTAATATTTTAAAAGAAGAAGGTTTTAAAGGGTGTGTTATTATATTGACTGCATATAATATAGCTGAATATATACAGGAAGCCTCAAATACAATAGTTATGGGCTATATTTTAAAGCCTATTGATGAAGAAATTTTTCTTGAAAGGTTAAATTTAATTTACAAAAACTACAAATTATATGATGATTTAAGAATAGAAGTTGAAGATACTAAGAAAAAACTTGAAGAAAGAAAAGTTATAGAAAGAGCCAAAGGGATAGTTATGGCTAAATATACTTTATCAGAAGAAGAAGCATATAGAAAAATGCGTGATTTAAGTATGCAAAAAAGAATATCTATGTTCAAATTATCTGAAATTATTATTCTGACAGGAGGTTTAGAATAA
- the folE gene encoding GTP cyclohydrolase I FolE — translation MDSKRIENAFVEVVEALGDVEYKEELKDTPKRIADSYKEIFYGIGIDPKEVLTRTFDINNNELIIEKNIDFYSMCEHHFLPFFGTICIAYIPNKKIFGFGDILKLIEILSRRPQLQERLTEEIAKYIYELLDCQGVYVVVEAKHLCMTMRGQKKENTKILTTSTKGVFETDINKKLEVLTLLK, via the coding sequence ATGGACTCAAAGAGGATAGAAAATGCTTTTGTTGAAGTTGTAGAAGCTTTGGGAGATGTTGAATATAAAGAAGAATTAAAGGATACACCTAAAAGAATAGCAGATAGCTATAAAGAAATTTTTTATGGAATAGGTATTGATCCCAAAGAAGTTTTGACAAGAACTTTTGATATCAATAATAATGAGCTTATTATTGAGAAAAATATAGACTTCTACTCTATGTGTGAACACCATTTTCTACCTTTTTTTGGGACTATTTGCATAGCCTATATACCAAATAAAAAAATTTTTGGTTTTGGTGATATTTTAAAACTTATAGAAATTTTATCAAGAAGACCTCAATTGCAAGAAAGACTTACAGAAGAAATAGCAAAATATATTTATGAGCTACTAGACTGTCAAGGTGTCTATGTAGTTGTTGAAGCAAAACATTTATGTATGACTATGAGAGGTCAGAAAAAAGAAAATACAAAAATTTTAACAACTTCTACAAAAGGAGTATTTGAAACTGATATTAATAAGAAATTAGAAGTTTTGACACTATTGAAATAA
- a CDS encoding sensor histidine kinase, translating into MLKLLCKICATLTPSDIDIVEQMSNVATILSNILDMDVFLDCPTKKEDEAMVVFHARPEKNSLYSKDISGEIAYRFNEPAVFRNFETGLPSRNYKAVTQEKANVLQNILPIFNALDEVICVIIIEYSEQQKEFFEKEYNKKAAGILIGQIDSLKDRVTEYINDGIIIFNKNGYATYANKVAKILYEKLGVPSIVGQSFENLYFERAKYSAIIETPNKYKQKEVRIFDFILNVQCLVSKINEDVKRVTLIIKDITEEKKYEEELKIKTVFIKEIHHRVKNNLQTVASLLRIQKRRVKNIETKKILDETINRILSIAITHEILSATGIDTISIKHILEILCQNYFKNNVDKSKKIEFNIEGDEFSISSDQATSVALVVNEIVQNATEHAFITRDSGKVEIKILKGEKFSKIKISDNGVGMEVNKETDSMGLLIISSLVKDKLKGNLEIRSKKDKGTTIEFDFKN; encoded by the coding sequence ATGCTAAAATTACTATGTAAGATTTGTGCCACTCTAACTCCTTCAGATATAGATATTGTTGAACAGATGTCAAATGTAGCAACTATATTGAGTAATATATTAGATATGGATGTTTTTTTAGATTGTCCTACAAAAAAAGAAGATGAAGCTATGGTAGTGTTTCATGCAAGACCTGAGAAAAATAGCCTATATAGTAAGGATATTTCTGGTGAAATAGCATATAGATTTAATGAGCCAGCAGTATTTAGAAACTTTGAAACAGGTTTGCCATCAAGAAACTATAAGGCAGTGACTCAAGAGAAAGCAAATGTCTTGCAGAATATACTACCTATTTTTAATGCTCTTGATGAAGTTATTTGTGTTATTATCATTGAATATAGTGAACAACAAAAAGAATTTTTTGAAAAGGAATACAATAAAAAAGCTGCTGGAATTTTAATAGGACAAATAGATAGCCTTAAAGATAGAGTTACTGAATATATAAATGATGGAATTATTATTTTCAATAAAAATGGTTACGCTACCTATGCAAATAAAGTTGCAAAAATTTTATATGAAAAGTTAGGAGTTCCTTCTATTGTTGGACAGAGCTTTGAAAATCTTTATTTTGAAAGAGCTAAATATAGTGCAATAATAGAAACACCTAATAAATATAAACAAAAAGAAGTAAGAATTTTTGATTTTATTTTAAATGTTCAATGTCTAGTCAGTAAAATAAATGAAGATGTTAAAAGAGTAACTCTTATTATAAAAGATATTACAGAAGAAAAAAAATATGAAGAAGAATTAAAGATTAAAACAGTCTTTATTAAAGAAATTCATCATAGAGTAAAAAATAATTTACAGACAGTAGCAAGTTTACTTAGAATACAAAAAAGACGTGTAAAAAATATAGAAACTAAAAAGATTTTAGATGAAACTATAAATAGAATTTTAAGTATAGCAATTACACATGAAATTTTATCAGCTACTGGAATAGATACAATTTCAATAAAACATATCTTAGAAATTTTATGTCAAAATTATTTTAAAAATAATGTTGACAAATCAAAAAAAATAGAGTTTAATATAGAAGGAGATGAATTCTCTATAAGCTCTGATCAAGCAACCTCAGTTGCCTTAGTTGTAAATGAGATTGTTCAAAATGCCACAGAACATGCTTTTATCACAAGGGATAGTGGAAAAGTAGAAATAAAAATATTAAAAGGGGAAAAGTTTTCTAAAATAAAAATTTCTGATAATGGGGTCGGAATGGAAGTAAATAAGGAAACTGATAGTATGGGTCTTTTAATAATAAGTTCTTTGGTAAAAGATAAATTAAAGGGTAATCTTGAAATAAGAAGTAAAAAAGATAAGGGCACTACAATAGAGTTTGATTTTAAAAATTAA
- the glyS gene encoding glycine--tRNA ligase subunit beta has translation MELLFEIGMEEIPARFLNQALEDLKNNFERKLKNNRIKFSGVRTYGTPRRLVLVADEVAEMQEDLDELNIGPSRERAYKDGALTKAGEGFLKAHRIEEEQIEIIKNDKGEYIAFKRFSKGKPTETILPEILKALVLEETFQKSMRWSDKTIRFARPIEWFLALYGGKVVDFEIEGIKSSNKSKGHRFFGKEFEVSSVEDYLKKIKENNVIINISERRKMIEEMISKSLLEDEKADVDEGLLDEVTNLVEYPFAIVGNFSEEFLEVPQEVLIISMKVHQRYFPILNKKGKLLPKFIVIRNGIDFSENVKKGNEKVLSARLADARFFYYEDLKTPLDNNVEKLKTVVFQKDLGTIYDKVKRCEKIAEFLVGKLKYNYMKEDILRTVKLAKADLVSNMINEKEFTKLQGFMGENYALKAGEEIGVALGIKEHYYPRFQGDLLPSGIEGIIAGISDRIDTLVGCFGVGLIPTGSKDPFALRRTALGIVNIIINANLDISLKDLVKVSLDALEADKVLKTDRVKVEADVLDFLKQRIINVFTDMKYRKDVILAVLDKDADNITTALEIVRVITEKLSKDKMQALLQAVKRVFNIMKGSKDVTIKEKLFKTDIEKTLYTESKKVGEEAEKAIKEKEYADYFEKLFTLVPTIDKYFETVIVMDEDKNVRDNRIGQLTYIMNLFGKIASLNKLD, from the coding sequence GTGGAATTATTATTTGAAATAGGAATGGAAGAAATACCTGCAAGATTTTTAAATCAAGCATTGGAAGATTTAAAGAATAATTTTGAAAGAAAATTAAAAAATAATAGGATAAAATTTAGTGGTGTAAGAACTTATGGAACACCTAGAAGACTTGTTTTAGTTGCTGATGAAGTGGCAGAAATGCAAGAAGACTTAGATGAGTTAAATATAGGACCATCAAGAGAAAGAGCCTATAAAGATGGAGCTTTAACTAAAGCTGGTGAAGGTTTCTTAAAGGCACATAGAATAGAAGAAGAACAAATAGAAATAATTAAAAATGATAAGGGAGAATATATAGCATTCAAAAGATTTTCAAAAGGAAAACCTACTGAAACTATTCTTCCAGAAATTTTAAAAGCTTTAGTTTTAGAAGAGACATTTCAAAAATCAATGAGATGGTCAGATAAAACTATTAGATTTGCAAGACCTATTGAATGGTTTTTAGCACTATATGGCGGTAAAGTAGTAGATTTTGAAATTGAAGGAATAAAGAGTTCTAATAAATCTAAGGGACATAGATTCTTTGGAAAAGAATTTGAAGTATCTTCAGTTGAAGATTACTTAAAGAAAATAAAAGAAAATAATGTAATTATTAATATTTCTGAAAGAAGAAAAATGATAGAAGAAATGATTAGTAAATCATTATTAGAAGATGAAAAAGCAGATGTAGATGAAGGACTATTAGATGAAGTTACTAACTTAGTTGAATATCCATTTGCAATAGTTGGAAATTTCTCAGAAGAATTCTTAGAAGTTCCACAAGAAGTTTTAATAATATCTATGAAAGTTCATCAAAGATATTTCCCAATTTTAAATAAAAAAGGAAAATTATTACCTAAATTTATAGTTATTAGAAATGGTATTGATTTTTCTGAAAATGTTAAAAAGGGTAATGAAAAAGTTTTATCTGCAAGACTTGCAGATGCTAGATTTTTCTATTATGAAGATTTAAAAACTCCTTTGGATAACAATGTGGAAAAATTAAAGACAGTTGTGTTCCAAAAAGATTTAGGAACTATCTATGATAAAGTAAAAAGATGTGAAAAAATAGCTGAATTCTTAGTAGGAAAATTAAAATATAACTATATGAAAGAAGATATTTTAAGAACAGTAAAACTTGCTAAGGCAGACTTAGTTTCAAATATGATAAATGAAAAGGAATTTACAAAACTTCAAGGATTTATGGGAGAAAACTATGCTTTAAAGGCTGGAGAAGAAATAGGAGTTGCCTTAGGAATAAAAGAACATTATTATCCTAGATTCCAAGGAGATTTATTACCAAGTGGAATAGAAGGAATAATTGCAGGAATCTCTGATAGGATAGACACATTAGTTGGTTGCTTCGGAGTAGGTTTAATACCTACTGGTTCTAAGGACCCATTTGCTTTAAGAAGAACAGCTTTAGGTATTGTAAATATTATTATAAATGCAAATTTAGATATTTCATTAAAAGATTTAGTAAAAGTTTCACTAGATGCTTTAGAAGCAGATAAGGTATTAAAAACAGATAGAGTAAAAGTTGAAGCTGATGTATTAGATTTCTTAAAACAAAGAATTATAAATGTATTTACAGATATGAAATATAGAAAAGATGTCATCTTAGCGGTTTTAGATAAAGATGCAGATAATATAACTACTGCCTTAGAAATAGTAAGAGTAATAACTGAAAAATTATCTAAGGATAAGATGCAAGCTCTTTTACAAGCTGTAAAGAGAGTATTTAACATAATGAAGGGTAGCAAAGATGTTACTATAAAAGAAAAACTATTTAAGACTGACATAGAAAAAACATTGTATACAGAATCTAAGAAAGTTGGAGAAGAAGCAGAAAAAGCTATAAAAGAAAAAGAATATGCTGATTATTTTGAAAAATTATTTACATTAGTTCCAACTATTGATAAGTATTTTGAAACTGTTATAGTAATGGATGAAGATAAAAATGTAAGAGATAATAGAATAGGTCAACTAACTTATATTATGAATTTATTTGGAAAAATAGCATCTTTAAATAAGTTAGACTAA
- a CDS encoding BMC domain-containing protein, producing MVYIEREDNMEKQRTIQEYVPGKQVTLAHLIANPDKDMCVKLGLDEEKTNAIGILTITPGEAAIISADIAIKSGSIELGFLDRFSGTLLLTGDFASVESSLKAVLEFLKETLKFYICEITRS from the coding sequence ATGGTATATATAGAAAGAGAGGATAATATGGAAAAACAAAGAACAATTCAAGAATATGTACCAGGGAAACAAGTTACATTAGCACACTTAATTGCAAACCCTGATAAAGATATGTGTGTAAAGTTAGGGCTTGATGAAGAAAAAACAAATGCTATTGGTATACTTACAATAACACCTGGTGAAGCTGCAATAATAAGTGCAGATATAGCAATTAAATCTGGAAGTATTGAATTGGGATTTTTAGATAGATTTAGTGGAACTCTTTTATTGACAGGAGATTTTGCAAGTGTAGAGTCATCACTTAAAGCAGTTTTAGAGTTTTTAAAAGAAACTTTAAAATTTTACATCTGTGAGATTACGAGGTCTTAA
- the glyQ gene encoding glycine--tRNA ligase subunit alpha yields MTFQEIIFSLQQYWSSKGCIIGNPYDIEKGAGTFNPNTFLMSLGPEPWNVAYVEPSRRPKDGRYGDNPNRVYQHHQFQVIMKPSPTNIQELYLESLRVLGIEPEKHDIRFVEDDWESPTLGAWGLGWEVWLDGMEITQFTYFQQVGGLELDVIPVEITYGLERLALYIQNKENVYDLEWTKGVKYGDMRYQFEFENSKYSFELASLDKHFKWFDDYEEEAKKVLDQGLVLPAYDYVLKCSHAFNVLDSRGAISTTERMGYILRVRNLARRCAEVFVENRKALGYPLLNKK; encoded by the coding sequence ATGACATTTCAAGAAATAATTTTTTCTTTACAACAATATTGGAGTTCTAAGGGTTGTATAATTGGTAATCCTTATGATATAGAAAAAGGAGCAGGAACATTTAATCCAAATACATTTTTGATGTCTTTAGGACCTGAACCTTGGAATGTGGCTTATGTAGAGCCATCAAGAAGACCGAAAGATGGAAGATATGGAGATAACCCTAATAGAGTTTATCAACATCATCAATTTCAAGTAATAATGAAACCATCCCCTACTAATATTCAAGAATTATATCTTGAAAGTTTAAGAGTTCTAGGAATAGAACCTGAAAAACATGATATAAGATTTGTTGAAGATGACTGGGAATCTCCTACTCTTGGAGCTTGGGGACTTGGTTGGGAAGTATGGTTAGATGGAATGGAAATAACTCAATTCACTTATTTCCAACAAGTTGGAGGATTGGAATTAGATGTAATTCCTGTTGAAATTACTTATGGTTTAGAAAGACTTGCACTATATATTCAAAATAAAGAAAATGTATATGATTTAGAATGGACTAAGGGTGTAAAGTATGGAGATATGAGATATCAATTTGAATTTGAAAACTCAAAATACTCTTTTGAACTTGCTAGTTTAGATAAACACTTTAAATGGTTTGATGACTATGAAGAAGAAGCTAAGAAAGTCTTAGATCAAGGGTTGGTTTTACCAGCTTATGACTATGTTTTAAAATGTTCTCATGCTTTTAATGTTTTAGATTCAAGAGGAGCTATTTCAACAACTGAAAGAATGGGATATATTTTAAGAGTTAGAAACTTAGCTAGAAGATGTGCAGAAGTATTTGTGGAAAATAGAAAAGCATTGGGTTACCCTCTTTTAAATAAAAAATAA
- the folP gene encoding dihydropteroate synthase, with the protein MKEISCGNKEIILGKRTLVMGILNVTPDSFSDGGKYNNLDSAMKQAEKLISEGADIIDVGGESTRPGHIQITSEEEISRVVPIIEKISKNLDTIISIDTYKYDVAEEAIKVGANIINDIWGLQYDKGEMAELVKKSNLPIIVMHNQNDEIYSKDIMLSLREFFEKTYKIADKYGIDRDKIILDPGLGFGKNAEQNIEVLSRLNELKDMGPILLGASKKRFIGKLLNDLPFDERVEGTVATTVIGIEKGVDIVRVHNVLENKRACLVADGIYRKRG; encoded by the coding sequence ATGAAAGAAATTAGTTGTGGAAACAAAGAAATTATTTTAGGAAAAAGAACCTTAGTAATGGGAATTTTAAATGTTACTCCTGATTCTTTTTCAGATGGTGGAAAATATAATAATTTAGATTCTGCAATGAAACAAGCTGAAAAACTTATTTCAGAAGGAGCAGATATAATAGATGTAGGTGGAGAATCTACAAGACCTGGGCATATTCAAATAACATCAGAAGAAGAAATTTCAAGGGTAGTACCTATTATAGAAAAGATTTCTAAAAACTTAGATACAATAATTTCTATTGATACTTATAAATATGATGTAGCAGAAGAAGCAATAAAAGTAGGAGCAAATATAATAAATGATATTTGGGGCTTACAATATGATAAGGGAGAAATGGCAGAATTAGTAAAAAAGTCTAATCTTCCAATTATTGTAATGCACAATCAAAATGATGAAATTTATAGTAAAGATATAATGTTGTCTTTGAGAGAATTTTTTGAAAAAACATATAAGATAGCAGATAAATATGGAATTGATAGAGATAAAATAATTTTAGATCCAGGTTTAGGTTTTGGGAAAAATGCTGAACAAAATATAGAAGTTTTATCAAGATTAAATGAACTAAAAGATATGGGACCTATTTTATTAGGTGCTTCTAAAAAAAGATTTATAGGTAAACTTCTTAATGATTTACCCTTTGATGAAAGAGTTGAAGGAACTGTTGCAACTACTGTGATAGGTATAGAAAAAGGAGTGGATATAGTTAGAGTCCACAATGTTTTAGAAAATAAAAGAGCCTGTCTGGTTGCAGATGGTATATATAGAAAGAGAGGATAA
- the lspA gene encoding signal peptidase II, with translation MIYIFLFLILLIIDQYSKFIVDSTLSVGETVPVIDNFFNLTYVQNRGVAFGLFQGKIDIVSILAIVAIGLILFYFCKNFKKISFLERIAYTMIFAGAVGNMLDRIFRAYVVDMLDFRGIWSFIFNFADVWINIGVVLIIVEHIFFNRKKRVK, from the coding sequence ATGATTTATATATTCTTGTTCTTAATATTACTTATAATAGACCAGTATTCAAAATTTATAGTAGATAGTACTTTATCTGTTGGTGAAACAGTACCAGTGATAGATAATTTTTTCAATCTAACTTATGTACAAAATAGAGGAGTTGCTTTTGGACTATTTCAAGGTAAGATAGACATAGTAAGTATTTTAGCAATAGTTGCAATAGGATTGATTTTATTCTATTTCTGTAAAAATTTTAAAAAAATAAGTTTTTTAGAAAGAATAGCATATACTATGATATTTGCAGGAGCAGTAGGAAATATGTTAGATAGAATATTTAGAGCCTATGTAGTAGATATGTTAGATTTTAGAGGTATTTGGTCTTTCATATTTAATTTTGCAGATGTGTGGATAAATATAGGTGTAGTTTTGATAATAGTGGAACATATATTTTTCAATAGAAAAAAGAGGGTGAAATAA
- the folK gene encoding 2-amino-4-hydroxy-6-hydroxymethyldihydropteridine diphosphokinase produces the protein MDKIYIRDLEFIGYHGVFEEEKKLGQKFFVSLELTTNLREAGLNDDITKTTHYGEVAESVKKIFFQKKYDLIETLAEDIAGEVLLNYPLISELKLEIKKPWAPVGIPLKDVSVEITRKWNEVYISLGSNMGNKRENLEKAIKEVANIRDTFIIKESKIIETEPFGYKEQDDFLNSCIGVKTLLAPREILKELLAIEIRMGRERKIKWGPRIIDLDIIFYGKEVIEEEDLIVPHPYMEYREFVLKPLEEIIPNFVHPLLSKRISTLRKELENERN, from the coding sequence ATGGATAAAATTTATATAAGAGATTTAGAATTTATAGGTTATCATGGAGTTTTTGAAGAAGAAAAAAAATTAGGTCAAAAATTCTTTGTGAGTTTGGAACTTACAACTAATTTAAGAGAAGCAGGCTTAAATGATGATATAACAAAAACAACTCATTATGGAGAAGTTGCAGAAAGTGTAAAGAAAATATTTTTCCAGAAAAAATATGATTTAATAGAAACCTTGGCAGAGGATATAGCAGGAGAGGTATTACTTAATTATCCTTTAATAAGTGAGTTAAAATTAGAAATAAAGAAACCTTGGGCACCTGTTGGAATACCACTTAAAGATGTTTCTGTAGAAATTACAAGAAAGTGGAATGAAGTGTATATCTCATTAGGTTCTAATATGGGTAACAAAAGAGAGAACTTAGAAAAGGCTATAAAAGAAGTGGCTAATATAAGAGATACTTTTATTATAAAAGAAAGTAAAATTATTGAAACAGAGCCTTTTGGTTATAAAGAACAAGATGATTTTTTAAATTCTTGTATAGGTGTTAAAACTTTATTAGCACCAAGAGAAATTTTAAAAGAATTACTTGCTATTGAAATAAGAATGGGAAGAGAAAGAAAAATTAAATGGGGACCTAGAATTATTGATTTAGATATAATTTTCTATGGTAAGGAAGTTATAGAAGAAGAAGATTTAATAGTACCTCATCCATATATGGAGTACAGAGAGTTTGTCCTAAAACCTTTGGAAGAAATAATACCTAATTTTGTTCATCCATTGCTTTCAAAGAGAATTAGTACTCTTAGAAAGGAGCTAGAAAATGAAAGAAATTAG
- a CDS encoding EutP/PduV family microcompartment system protein, giving the protein MKKTMLIGRTGCGKTTLTQKLMDEEVKYKKTQAVTYKSKIIDTPGEYVENKMYYKSLLVLSADAKIIVLVQSAVDGATLFPPKFSTMFPKKEVIGVITKIDLENANVERSRKFLIEAGATEVFTIGLNDEEGLEAIKKRLVTNES; this is encoded by the coding sequence ATGAAAAAGACAATGTTAATAGGTAGAACGGGTTGTGGAAAAACTACTTTAACACAAAAATTAATGGATGAGGAAGTAAAATATAAAAAGACACAAGCGGTTACATATAAAAGTAAAATTATAGATACTCCTGGAGAATATGTTGAAAATAAGATGTACTATAAATCATTATTGGTTTTATCAGCAGATGCTAAAATCATAGTTTTAGTACAATCAGCAGTAGATGGAGCAACATTATTCCCACCAAAATTTTCAACTATGTTTCCTAAAAAAGAGGTTATAGGAGTTATAACTAAGATTGATTTAGAAAATGCAAATGTTGAAAGAAGTAGAAAATTTTTAATAGAAGCAGGAGCAACAGAGGTATTTACGATAGGTCTTAATGATGAAGAAGGCTTGGAGGCAATTAAAAAAAGGTTGGTAACGAATGAGTCTTAG